One window of the Rhipicephalus microplus isolate Deutch F79 chromosome 2, USDA_Rmic, whole genome shotgun sequence genome contains the following:
- the LOC119169474 gene encoding uncharacterized protein LOC119169474 — translation MAAGHLRLILLQVLQMVSTFHVSGAGRLFDHADGAASDVCPTLHFFTEAHLPLDMTALPSLFDCRYADWQPGTSELNVTLHKLPPLHTTLGSGADMAAGHLRLVLLQVLQMVSTFHVSGAGRLFDHADGAVWDVCPALHFFTEAHLPLDMTALPSLFECRYADWQPGTSELNVTLHKLPPLHTTLGSGADMAAGHLRLVVLQPRETLQGQH, via the coding sequence atggctgctggTCACTTGCGCCTCATACTTCTTCAGGTTCTGCAGATGGTGTCGACTTTCCACGTATCCGGAGCGGGGCGGCTTTTCGACCACGCAGACGGTGCCGCCTCGGATGTATGTCCTACCCTGCACTTTTTCACTGAAGCGCACCTTCCTTTGGATATGACGGCGCTACCGTCGCTGTTCGACTGTCGCTACGCTGACTGGCAACCTGGCACATCGGAGCTCAACGTCACACTACATAAGCTACCGCCCCTGCATACCACCttgggatctggcgccgacatggctgctggTCACTTACGCCTCGTACTTCTTCAGGTTCTGCAGATGGTGTCGACTTTCCACGTATCCGGAGCGGGGCGGCTTTTCGACCACGCAGACGGTGCCGTCTGGGATGTATGCCCTGCCCTGCACTTTTTCACTGAAGCGCATCTTCCTTTGGATATGACGGCGCTACCGTCGCTGTTCGAATGTCGCTACGCTGACTGGCAACCTGGCACATCGGAGCTCAACGTCACACTACATAAGCTACCGCCCCTGCATACCACCttgggatctggcgccgacatggctgctggTCACTTACGCCTCGTAGTTCTTCAG